From a region of the Actinopolymorpha singaporensis genome:
- the thrC gene encoding threonine synthase translates to MTTTYADSTTPGTHTIRPGAFGNATELRCRECGASSPLGAHYACSECFGPLEVGYDFPRVTREQIAAGPHNIWRYRELLPVPADVASFPNTEPGLTRLVRADRLAADLGLARLWVKDDSGNPTHSFKDRVVAVALTAARELGFQVLACPSTGNLANAVAAAAARAGIRSVVMVPHNLEQQKILTTAVYGGTLVAVEGTYDDVNRLASEIAGEEETWAFVNVNVRPYYAEGSKTLGYEIAEQLGWRLPEQIVVPIASGAQLVKIDKGIRELVELGLVEDTPYRIFGAQATGCSPVSAAFRAGHDVVAPVKPQTLAKSLAIGNPADGPYVLDVVRRTGGTVEDVSDDEVVDGIARLARTEGIFGETAGGVTVATLAKLVRTGNLDPAAETVIINSGDGLKTLDAIAGKVGPKATIRPTYEAFTEAGLA, encoded by the coding sequence ATGACGACGACCTACGCCGACAGCACCACGCCCGGCACCCACACGATCCGCCCCGGCGCCTTCGGGAACGCCACCGAACTGCGATGTCGGGAGTGCGGTGCCAGCAGCCCGCTCGGCGCCCACTACGCGTGCTCGGAGTGCTTCGGGCCGCTCGAGGTCGGCTACGACTTCCCCCGGGTCACCCGCGAGCAGATCGCCGCAGGCCCGCACAACATCTGGCGCTATCGCGAGCTCCTGCCGGTGCCGGCAGACGTCGCGTCGTTTCCCAACACCGAGCCCGGGCTCACCCGGCTGGTCCGTGCCGACCGGCTGGCCGCCGACCTCGGCCTGGCCCGGCTGTGGGTGAAGGACGACTCCGGCAACCCGACGCACTCCTTCAAGGACCGCGTGGTCGCCGTCGCGCTGACCGCGGCCCGTGAGCTCGGCTTCCAGGTGCTGGCCTGCCCGTCGACCGGCAACCTCGCCAACGCCGTGGCCGCGGCCGCCGCCCGGGCGGGCATCCGCAGCGTGGTGATGGTTCCGCACAACCTCGAGCAGCAGAAGATCCTCACCACCGCCGTGTACGGCGGAACGCTCGTCGCCGTCGAGGGCACCTACGACGACGTCAACCGCCTGGCCAGCGAGATCGCCGGCGAGGAGGAGACCTGGGCGTTCGTCAACGTCAACGTCCGGCCCTACTACGCCGAGGGTTCCAAGACGCTGGGGTACGAGATCGCCGAACAGCTCGGCTGGCGGCTGCCCGAACAGATCGTCGTCCCGATCGCCTCCGGTGCCCAGCTGGTGAAGATCGACAAGGGTATCCGCGAGCTGGTCGAGCTGGGCCTGGTGGAGGACACCCCGTACCGCATCTTCGGCGCCCAGGCCACCGGCTGCTCCCCGGTGTCGGCGGCGTTCCGTGCGGGCCACGACGTGGTCGCGCCGGTGAAGCCGCAGACGCTGGCGAAGTCGCTGGCGATCGGCAACCCCGCGGACGGGCCCTACGTGCTGGACGTCGTGCGGCGTACCGGCGGAACGGTCGAGGACGTCTCCGACGACGAGGTGGTGGACGGCATCGCCCGGCTGGCCCGCACCGAGGGCATCTTCGGCGAGACCGCAGGCGGGGTGACCGTGGCCACGCTGGCGAAGCTGGTGCGTACCGGCAACCTCGACCCGGCCGCCGAGACCGTCATCATCAACTCCGGCGACGGGCTGAAGACCCTGGACGCCATCGCCGGCAAGGTAGGCCCGAAGGCCACCATCCGCCCGACGTACGAAGCATTCACGGAGGCTGGGCTCGCATGA